Proteins encoded in a region of the Nicotiana tomentosiformis chromosome 9, ASM39032v3, whole genome shotgun sequence genome:
- the LOC104120598 gene encoding exocyst complex component EXO70E2-like, which yields MGDCEATLPVMEDEEKLIVAALQIVKALEKKRNLTHDARKILADLGSQLSSLSENKPEKLFGETDDTIEKFSELEEQLNIVQNKVMSWEVDQSVIWDCGPEYADDYLRSVDEARKLIERLESLNVDKDSKEDKLLCRAHEVMQIAMNRLEEEFRHLLVHNKQPFEPEHMSFRSSEDDEGSIVSFGDDSIEDVVQRDSMSRRSEEYVVELVHPDVIPDLRCIANLMFNSNYGRECSQTFISVRKDALDDFLFILEVEKLSIEDVMKMEWNSLNSKIRRWIRCMKIFVRVYLASEKWLSDQIFGDLDSVSSVCFAESSKASILHLLKFAEAVAIGSHQPEKLIRILDMYEVLSDLIPDIDALYSDDAGLCVRTECQDILGSLADCARTTFLEFENAVASSISTNPFPGGGIHPLTRYVMNYMKTLTDYSKILNKLLKDNEQEDLVAISPEMTPDREEDNSNRICYISPLAQHFRSFTSILECNLDDKSKLYKDESLGHLFLMNNIHYMAEKVKNYHDLRTILGDDWIRKHNWRFQQHAMNYERATWSSILSLLRDEGLQNPGSNSISKTLLKERLQSFYLAFDEAYKSQTGWSIADCQLREDLRISISLKVIQAYRTFIGRHTNHISDKYIKYSADDLENFLLDLFEGSPRSLHGSHRK from the coding sequence ATGGGAGACTGTGAAGCTACTCTTCCTGTAATGGAGGATGAAGAAAAACTGATTGTAGCTGCACTGCAGATTGTGAAAGCATTGGAAAAGAAAAGGAATTTAACACATGATGCAAGAAAAATTCTGGCTGATTTAGGCTCTCAATTGTCTTCCTTGAGTGAAAACAAACCTGAGAAATTATTTGGTGAAACTGACGACACTATAGAGAAGTTCAGTGAGCTTGAGGAGCAGCTTAACATAGTGCAGAATAAGGTGATGAGCTGGGAAGTGGATCAATCTGTTATATGGGATTGTGGCCCTGAATATGCAGATGATTATTTGAGGTCAGTGGATGAAGCTCGAAAACTGATTGAACGGTTAGAGAGTTTGAATGTGGATAAAGATAGTAAAGAGGATAAGCTTTTGTGCAGGGCTCATGAGGTTATGCAAATAGCCATGAATCGGCTTGAGGAGGAGTTTAGGCACTTGCTTGTTCACAACAAGCAGCCTTTTGAGCCTGAGCATATGTCTTTTCGTTCAAGCGAAGATGATGAGGGTTCTATTGTTTCATTTGGAGATGACTCAATAGAGGATGTGGTTCAAAGAGATAGCATGAGTAGGCGCTCAGAGGAATACGTCGTTGAACTTGTGCATCCGGATGTGATTCCTGACTTAAGGTGCATTGCCAATTTGATGTTCAATTCAAATTATGGTAGAGAGTGCTCGCAAACATTTATCAGTGTTAGAAAGGATGCCTTGGATGATTTCCTATTCATTCTTGAAGTAGAGAAATTGAGCATAGAGGATGTGATGAAGATGGAATGGAACTCATTGAACTCCAAAATCAGGAGATGGATACGGTGTATGAAGATCTTTGTGCGCGTCTATCTTGCCAGTGAAAAATGGTTAAGTGATCAGATTTTTGGTGATCTTGATTCAGTTAGTTCGGTTTGCTTTGCTGAATCTTCAAAAGCTTCAATACTGCATCTTCTGAAATTTGCTGAAGCGGTGGCTATTGGATCTCATCAACCGGAGAAGTTGATTCGGATTCTTGACATGTATGAGGTGCTTTCAGATCTTATCCCAGATATTGATGCTCTGTACTCTGATGATGCTGGATTATGTGTTAGAACCGAGTGCCAAGACATCCTCGGAAGCTTGGCCGATTGTGCAAGAACAACATTtcttgaatttgagaatgctgTTGCATCCAGCATATCGACGAATCCTTTTCCTGGTGGTGGAATACACCCTCTCACGAGATACGTTATGAACTACATGAAAACTCTTACAGATTATAGCAAGATCCTTAATAAGCTTCTGAAGGACAACGAGCAAGAAGATTTGGTGGCGATTTCACCAGAAATGACACCGGATAGGGAAGAGGACAACAGTAACAGAATTTGCTACATTTCTCCACTGGCTCAACATTTTCGATCCTTCACTTCAATTTTGGAATGCAACCTAGACGATAAGTCCAAGTTATACAAGGATGAATCACTAGGTCACCTTTTCTTGATGAATAATATTCATTACATGGCTGAAAAGGTGAAGAATTATCATGATCTAAGAACAATACTAGGCGATGATTGGATTCGCAAACATAATTGGAGATTCCAACAGCATGCAATGAACTACGAGAGAGCTACTTGGAGCTCCATCCTTTCGTTACTTAGGGACGAAGGGCTTCAGAATCCAGGCTCAAATTCTATCTCTAAAACTCTGCTCAAAGAGAGACTGCAGAGCTTTTATCTTGCATTTGATGAAGCTTACAAGAGTCAGACAGGTTGGTCAATAGCTGATTGCCAACTTCGTGAAGATCTTCGGATCTCAATATCTCTTAAAGTTATTCAAGCATATAGGACATTTATCGGAAGGCACACTAACCATATTAGTGACAAATACATTAAGTACAGTGCCGATGACTTGGAGAATTTCTTGTTGGATCTCTTTGAGGGATCTCCAAGATCATTACATGGTTCTCACAGGAAATGA